The region GTCTGTCACGCTACGTTGTATTTTGTAAATGATGTCTTTTCCGAACCCTTCGATACGCTTCGCTACTCAGGGTTCGGGGAACGATCATAGAGAACCTCGCCAGTATTTGGTGGGGTTTTTTTGTTTTATCTGGTCTTTCTGGATAGGCCAATGTATCGATTTCAAATGGAATTGACTAATTTTAAAATTTCGAATCAATTATAATCCATCCGAGGTTATTTTATGGGTTTGGTTTATGCAAATATAAAGTTATCTAATCCTGTATTGCCCCTCCAGGCAAAAATCGAATGTTCGGCGTTAGTAGACAGTGGAGCTTTGCGCTTGTGCATTCCTGAACATTTAGCAATTCAATTGGATCTCAAAACCTTAGAAAACAGGGAAGTTACACTAGCGGATGGAAAACGGCATTTAGTTCCCTATGCGGGACCAGTCAGAATCGAATTTGAAAATCGCAATGCGTTTTTTGGAGCTATGATACTCGGTGATGAAGTTCTTCTTGGTGCGATACCAATGGGGGATATGGACGTAGTCATTCACCCAGCGACTCGGTCTCTTCGAGTGAACCCGGACAGTCCCAATATTGCAATGGCTAAGATTAAGTGATCACCAACCACTTAGGAACTTAATAAGAGTTTTTCCAATACCAAGTC is a window of Leptospira ryugenii DNA encoding:
- a CDS encoding clan AA aspartic protease codes for the protein MGLVYANIKLSNPVLPLQAKIECSALVDSGALRLCIPEHLAIQLDLKTLENREVTLADGKRHLVPYAGPVRIEFENRNAFFGAMILGDEVLLGAIPMGDMDVVIHPATRSLRVNPDSPNIAMAKIK